In Fibrobacter sp. UWP2, the following are encoded in one genomic region:
- a CDS encoding CCA tRNA nucleotidyltransferase has product MPIVKTLAGTEFTPELPERLLAIAGEIRNAGGRAFLVGGWVRDALLGKNCRDYDVEVYDLTQEQLLPILKRYGKTNLVGKAFGVIHLAMKGESLDFSFPRTESKVGYGHRGFVVHTDEKLNFKEAALRRDFTINAMGMELPDLTLCDPYHGIDDLKTKVLRHVGPAFVEDSLRILRGVQFASRFECTLAPETVELCRTLSLADLSVERLFEEFKKWLLKPGKPSFGLRAFLDIKLDGYFPEVCPFYGSWEGLGSLLNSVSGHQSVLRDDQKMIVAFAALLGGVIGSEKDIEEQSLRFLNRITNESKLLKGVPELLRCLSVLDFERVPSDSEMRRLGVSSQKFLGGLEPLCVLVESLPSVGEGFAMNENYAKEFRDAAARLGLLQKVPEPYLTGKMLMDMGLAPGKQMGDIIKQSFELQLDGKITDVEEAIAWARTRITSTGISR; this is encoded by the coding sequence ATGCCTATCGTCAAGACACTTGCAGGAACCGAATTCACGCCGGAACTTCCCGAACGTTTGCTTGCCATTGCAGGCGAGATCCGCAATGCGGGTGGCCGCGCCTTTTTGGTGGGCGGCTGGGTTCGCGACGCCCTCTTGGGCAAGAACTGCCGTGACTACGACGTGGAGGTGTACGACCTCACGCAAGAGCAACTGCTCCCCATTCTCAAACGCTATGGCAAAACGAACTTGGTGGGGAAGGCGTTCGGTGTCATCCATCTTGCCATGAAGGGCGAATCCCTGGATTTTTCGTTCCCGCGTACCGAGAGCAAGGTAGGCTACGGGCACCGCGGCTTTGTGGTGCATACCGACGAAAAGCTGAACTTCAAGGAAGCCGCCCTCCGCCGTGATTTCACCATCAACGCGATGGGGATGGAACTGCCCGACTTGACTCTTTGCGACCCGTACCACGGGATTGACGACCTCAAGACTAAGGTGCTCCGTCACGTGGGGCCCGCCTTTGTGGAGGACTCGCTCCGCATTTTGCGCGGGGTGCAGTTCGCAAGCCGCTTTGAATGCACGCTTGCGCCCGAGACTGTTGAACTTTGCCGGACGCTGAGCCTCGCGGACCTCTCCGTTGAGCGCCTGTTCGAGGAATTCAAAAAGTGGCTTTTAAAGCCGGGCAAGCCGTCGTTTGGCCTGCGCGCCTTTTTGGACATCAAGCTCGATGGATATTTCCCTGAGGTCTGCCCGTTTTATGGTTCTTGGGAGGGGTTGGGTTCGTTACTGAACTCTGTTTCGGGCCACCAGTCAGTTTTGCGTGACGACCAAAAGATGATTGTCGCTTTTGCGGCTCTCCTTGGCGGTGTCATTGGGAGTGAAAAGGACATAGAAGAACAGTCCCTCCGTTTTTTGAACCGGATTACGAACGAGTCCAAGTTGCTCAAGGGCGTGCCCGAACTGTTGCGCTGTCTTTCGGTTCTTGATTTTGAGAGGGTGCCCTCCGACAGTGAGATGCGCCGTTTAGGTGTGAGTTCGCAAAAATTCCTTGGCGGGTTGGAACCATTGTGCGTTCTGGTGGAATCCCTTCCGTCGGTCGGCGAGGGTTTTGCGATGAACGAAAACTATGCCAAGGAATTCCGCGATGCCGCCGCCCGCCTCGGGCTTTTGCAAAAGGTTCCCGAGCCCTACCTCACAGGGAAGATGCTCATGGATATGGGCCTAGCCCCGGGCAAGCAGATGGGCGACATTATCAAGCAGAGTTTTGAACTGCAGCTCGATGGGAAAATCACGGACGTCGAAGAAGCAATTGCCTGGGCGCGCACCCGCATTACTTCCACCGGAATAAGCCGGTAA
- a CDS encoding glycosyltransferase, with protein MSGFLIAGLTAIYALLFLFFIIGVIKTHRYRGPKATPSVTVVIPMRNEEEFAQRTLNALAEQDYIGEWEVICVDDRSTDRTREILEKFAETHERFHVLSLPQDLPVIASPKKRALESAFKIAKNEVLLTMDADCIPRKSWITAMAGRFVDGISIVQGPKQNNGSRTMPHLYQKLETLGYTAMEAAGFSWGHPIVASAACLAYKKELFFEVGGFGDLVNLSSGDDDMLIHKMMKIPGTKVCYNLDKDAVVETAPVHTWKQLFNQRARWSSNGTSYESKAYILLLTLIYTYYIWMFASPWCVAFLDCPWQWCAFSILTKVVVDFVFLSIAAWKLHAKRKMFFFIPTELIQIPMIVFAVPAGITGLFRWK; from the coding sequence ATGAGTGGATTCCTTATCGCAGGGCTCACCGCCATATACGCGTTGCTGTTCCTGTTCTTCATTATCGGCGTCATCAAGACGCACCGGTACCGTGGTCCCAAGGCGACCCCAAGCGTTACCGTCGTGATTCCGATGCGAAACGAAGAGGAATTTGCCCAGCGCACCCTGAATGCCCTCGCCGAGCAGGACTACATTGGCGAATGGGAAGTCATTTGCGTGGACGACCGCTCCACCGACAGGACCCGCGAGATTCTCGAGAAATTCGCCGAGACCCACGAGCGGTTCCACGTGCTCAGCCTGCCGCAAGACTTGCCGGTAATCGCAAGCCCCAAAAAGCGAGCCCTCGAAAGCGCCTTCAAAATCGCGAAGAACGAAGTGCTTTTGACAATGGACGCCGACTGCATCCCGCGCAAGAGCTGGATTACTGCCATGGCGGGCCGATTTGTCGACGGCATCAGCATTGTGCAAGGACCCAAGCAGAACAACGGGAGTCGCACCATGCCCCACCTTTACCAAAAACTCGAGACCCTGGGCTACACCGCCATGGAAGCCGCCGGTTTCAGCTGGGGGCACCCCATCGTGGCAAGCGCCGCCTGCCTCGCCTACAAAAAGGAACTCTTTTTTGAAGTCGGCGGTTTCGGCGACCTCGTGAACCTCTCGAGCGGCGACGACGACATGCTCATCCACAAGATGATGAAGATCCCGGGAACCAAGGTCTGCTACAACCTCGACAAAGACGCCGTCGTGGAAACGGCGCCGGTGCACACCTGGAAGCAACTGTTTAACCAGCGCGCCCGCTGGAGCAGCAACGGCACAAGCTACGAGAGCAAGGCCTACATTTTACTACTCACGCTCATTTACACTTATTACATTTGGATGTTCGCAAGCCCCTGGTGTGTCGCCTTTTTGGATTGCCCGTGGCAATGGTGCGCATTCAGCATCTTGACAAAGGTCGTAGTGGACTTCGTATTTTTGAGCATCGCGGCCTGGAAGTTGCACGCCAAGCGCAAAATGTTCTTCTTTATCCCGACCGAGCTGATCCAGATCCCGATGATCGTGTTCGCGGTGCCTGCAGGCATTACCGGCTTATTCCGGTGGAAGTAA
- the lpxA gene encoding acyl-ACP--UDP-N-acetylglucosamine O-acyltransferase, with translation MYIMIHPSAFVHPSVNVPESAVVGPWCVVDAGAQIGENVVLESRVRVYGGAFIGAGTHVYDGAVLGGPPQDLKYAGEKTELHVGENCIVREYCTLNRGTVQGGGVTKIANKVLIMAYSHVAHDCELGEGAVLANGCQLGGHVRIGAYATIGGTTAIQQRNQVGAYAFVGGTLKVDRDVPPASKAFGNPIKWGALNLHALRLHSDEFPQERIDALSRAYRTLYRSGRPMAEVVEELKKGPEPLFQAFFDEHWGGSLVRP, from the coding sequence ATGTATATTATGATCCATCCGTCTGCGTTTGTCCATCCATCAGTCAATGTGCCTGAATCGGCTGTTGTTGGCCCATGGTGCGTTGTGGACGCGGGAGCTCAAATAGGCGAAAATGTGGTCCTGGAATCCCGTGTGCGTGTGTACGGGGGTGCTTTTATTGGTGCTGGCACGCATGTTTACGATGGCGCCGTTCTCGGCGGTCCTCCGCAAGACCTCAAGTATGCCGGCGAAAAGACGGAACTCCATGTGGGCGAGAACTGTATTGTTCGCGAATACTGCACGTTGAATCGCGGAACCGTTCAGGGCGGCGGTGTCACGAAGATTGCGAACAAAGTATTGATTATGGCTTACAGCCATGTTGCCCACGATTGCGAGCTCGGCGAGGGCGCTGTCCTCGCCAATGGTTGCCAGCTGGGCGGCCATGTGCGCATAGGCGCCTATGCCACCATCGGCGGCACAACTGCCATCCAACAGCGGAATCAGGTGGGGGCCTACGCGTTCGTAGGCGGCACGCTCAAGGTGGACCGCGACGTGCCACCGGCGAGCAAGGCTTTTGGCAACCCTATCAAGTGGGGAGCCCTCAACCTGCATGCCCTGCGTCTTCATTCCGACGAATTCCCACAAGAGCGCATTGATGCACTTAGCCGCGCCTACCGCACCCTTTACCGCAGCGGCCGTCCAATGGCTGAAGTCGTCGAGGAATTAAAAAAAGGCCCGGAACCTCTGTTCCAAGCCTTCTTTGACGAGCATTGGGGTGGCTCTCTCGTCCGCCCGTAG
- a CDS encoding glycoside hydrolase family 5 protein — translation MKAKFLTVITLGLLLVACSEDSKPTAAETTDNGSSTEDSSAEPVDYSKGRAMNKRLGKGINLGNAWDGASYYTCGTLKDDLDAEKTDSYVPLVPADSSYLNNMPSKQYNYGCADRLDSSWNNPIKDEYFQLVKSVGFNSVRIPVRWQHNSNPETHEVNPARLNGVMDDIKLAIDAGLAVVVSFHWYHEIMYAGNHATTNPDYYAKEKQHFAAIWSQVAAKAEALNFPDSMLVWDILNEPTFVNTDILNDVMMTGYDAIRAAAPGKTIMFEAHHAAKFGDLGALKLPKDGNIIFSGHYYEPYTYSHQGHGYACKGDDAYANTAKTDMKNYVALAKKLYPDVNGGNIPMNMGEFSVTSQYGGCGKQGPSDKMRAKWAQTTIEAAEMYDVSWHYWALAGVGGFEAYDKQNNTWYPGFPMAFGL, via the coding sequence ATGAAAGCGAAGTTCCTTACCGTCATAACCCTAGGGCTCCTCTTGGTCGCCTGTTCCGAAGACAGCAAGCCTACTGCAGCCGAGACGACCGACAACGGTTCCTCTACCGAGGATTCCTCCGCCGAACCCGTCGACTATTCCAAGGGACGTGCCATGAACAAGCGCCTGGGCAAGGGCATCAACCTTGGCAACGCCTGGGATGGCGCCTCGTACTACACCTGTGGAACCCTCAAGGACGATTTGGACGCCGAAAAGACCGACAGCTATGTACCGCTCGTCCCCGCCGATTCGTCCTACCTAAACAACATGCCGTCCAAGCAGTACAACTACGGCTGCGCCGACCGCTTGGACAGCAGCTGGAACAACCCTATCAAAGACGAGTACTTCCAGTTGGTAAAATCCGTCGGCTTCAACTCCGTGCGTATCCCCGTAAGGTGGCAGCACAACTCCAACCCCGAGACCCACGAAGTGAACCCGGCCCGCCTCAACGGCGTGATGGACGACATCAAGCTTGCCATTGACGCCGGGCTCGCCGTAGTCGTGAGTTTCCACTGGTACCACGAAATCATGTACGCCGGCAACCACGCCACCACGAACCCTGACTATTACGCTAAAGAAAAGCAACACTTTGCCGCAATCTGGTCGCAGGTCGCCGCCAAGGCCGAAGCCCTGAACTTCCCCGACTCCATGCTTGTATGGGACATCCTGAACGAGCCGACTTTTGTGAACACGGATATTCTGAACGACGTGATGATGACCGGCTACGACGCGATCCGCGCTGCAGCCCCAGGCAAGACGATTATGTTCGAAGCCCACCATGCTGCTAAATTTGGCGACCTCGGCGCGCTCAAGCTCCCCAAGGACGGCAACATCATTTTCAGCGGCCACTACTACGAACCGTACACTTATTCACACCAAGGTCACGGCTACGCCTGCAAAGGTGACGACGCCTATGCCAACACCGCCAAGACCGACATGAAAAACTACGTGGCGCTGGCCAAAAAGCTCTACCCCGACGTGAACGGCGGGAACATCCCCATGAACATGGGCGAATTCAGCGTCACAAGTCAATATGGCGGCTGCGGCAAGCAGGGTCCCTCTGACAAGATGAGGGCCAAGTGGGCGCAAACCACCATCGAGGCGGCAGAGATGTACGATGTTTCTTGGCACTACTGGGCACTGGCAGGCGTCGGCGGATTCGAGGCCTACGACAAGCAAAACAACACCTGGTACCCCGGCTTCCCGATGGCATTCGGTTTGTAA
- a CDS encoding sugar-binding protein, whose protein sequence is MNGNFKKAIWKCALGALLLVSTSFAGYGISDYRDRDQARFITKEGKPFRPDKDVVSVVMREAIPRGGGYTYQYPRENPEPVLTDKYAMEGALSMEIELIASDYSGVAICIAGSVDLTPYLEEGVLEFWIRGEKGGENALFVLVDDGVKSGGESLQVKLRSKSLGEITTDWTHFSIPLKLFGMTGVYWDAKNTREVMLPFSWSNFKGFRLEVRKDENESFKVWIDDVVIKKHGKPYEGPANYPFRNEI, encoded by the coding sequence ATGAATGGAAATTTCAAAAAAGCCATTTGGAAGTGTGCCTTGGGGGCGCTACTTCTTGTTTCGACTTCTTTTGCTGGCTACGGCATTAGCGACTACCGCGACCGTGACCAAGCCCGTTTTATCACCAAGGAAGGTAAACCGTTCCGCCCCGACAAGGATGTGGTCAGCGTTGTGATGCGTGAAGCCATTCCGCGTGGTGGTGGCTATACTTACCAGTACCCGCGTGAAAACCCTGAACCGGTGCTCACCGATAAGTATGCCATGGAAGGTGCTCTTTCCATGGAAATTGAACTTATCGCCAGCGATTATTCTGGTGTGGCTATTTGTATTGCCGGTTCTGTGGACTTGACCCCGTACCTCGAAGAGGGCGTCCTGGAATTCTGGATCCGTGGCGAAAAGGGCGGCGAAAACGCCTTGTTCGTGCTTGTGGACGACGGTGTCAAGAGCGGCGGCGAATCCCTGCAGGTCAAGCTCCGTTCCAAGAGCTTGGGTGAAATTACAACCGACTGGACCCATTTCAGCATCCCGCTCAAGCTCTTTGGCATGACCGGTGTGTACTGGGATGCCAAGAATACCCGCGAAGTGATGCTACCGTTCTCCTGGTCGAACTTCAAGGGCTTCCGTCTTGAAGTCCGTAAGGACGAAAACGAATCCTTCAAGGTCTGGATTGACGACGTTGTCATCAAGAAACATGGCAAGCCTTATGAAGGTCCGGCCAACTATCCGTTCCGTAACGAGATTTAA
- a CDS encoding glycoside hydrolase family 18 protein produces the protein MNMKVIALALTLGMAVSAQAAADKIVGYYPYWSQYSQFYPKDIRYNLVTNIHYANLVPSEDGSVAFADENDAENFKELVRLTKENNVKLVVSVGGAEAEGTLKTIATSEEVLPTFVSNLSSWISTNGGDGVELDWQNLTGEDAEAYAKMVSALVDGMSGSIVTAAVYPDAGLDGYTAEALNRLTYVDVFMADKMTEESSTLVPNQGAEIVQQALNAVAEKGVQKDLLVPVIYLYGKSFMGATGFGSAHQGTGSGNEGYLSYAELMGKFNTPDYKVTFDESSKSELAVSASEAIVFMGIPSVKAVAEQVKGDGMGGVAVYDLSQDHHEPIVSLLVTIGLQIRPDMDYKPKKKK, from the coding sequence ATGAATATGAAAGTAATTGCATTAGCTTTGACTTTGGGTATGGCTGTTTCTGCACAGGCTGCCGCCGACAAAATCGTGGGCTACTATCCGTATTGGAGCCAGTACTCCCAGTTCTATCCCAAGGATATCCGTTACAACCTCGTGACCAACATTCACTATGCGAACTTGGTTCCGAGTGAAGACGGCTCGGTCGCCTTTGCCGACGAAAACGATGCCGAGAACTTTAAGGAACTCGTCCGCCTCACCAAGGAGAACAACGTCAAGTTGGTGGTCTCTGTGGGTGGCGCCGAAGCCGAGGGCACGTTAAAGACTATCGCCACTTCCGAAGAAGTTTTGCCGACGTTTGTTTCGAACCTCAGCAGTTGGATTTCTACGAATGGCGGCGATGGTGTGGAACTCGATTGGCAGAACCTCACGGGCGAAGATGCCGAGGCCTACGCCAAGATGGTCTCTGCTCTGGTCGACGGCATGTCGGGTTCGATTGTGACGGCTGCGGTTTACCCCGATGCCGGTCTTGACGGCTATACCGCCGAAGCTCTGAACCGCCTTACCTATGTGGACGTGTTCATGGCCGACAAGATGACCGAAGAATCCTCGACCTTGGTTCCTAACCAGGGTGCCGAAATTGTCCAGCAGGCTTTGAATGCTGTCGCAGAGAAGGGTGTTCAAAAGGATCTGTTGGTCCCGGTAATCTACCTTTACGGCAAGTCCTTCATGGGCGCGACCGGATTTGGCTCCGCACACCAGGGAACGGGTAGCGGCAACGAAGGTTATCTCTCCTATGCCGAGTTGATGGGCAAGTTCAACACTCCTGACTACAAGGTGACTTTCGATGAATCCAGCAAGTCTGAACTTGCCGTGAGTGCTTCCGAAGCGATTGTGTTCATGGGCATCCCCTCTGTGAAGGCCGTGGCCGAACAGGTGAAGGGTGACGGCATGGGGGGCGTGGCCGTTTATGACCTCTCCCAGGACCATCACGAACCGATTGTGTCCCTTTTGGTGACCATCGGTTTGCAGATTCGCCCCGACATGGATTACAAGCCCAAGAAGAAAAAGTAA